A window of Synechococcus sp. MEDNS5 contains these coding sequences:
- the aroB gene encoding 3-dehydroquinate synthase gives MEPQARIRVALERNPYDVIIGAGQLTRVGDAISALQVRDGTRILVVSNPEVADHYAAQCLTSLETAGFRPVLLEIDAGEEQKTLDTIRIILDAAQRNGLERTSLMLALGGGVVGDMTGFAAACWLRGIPVVQLPTTLLAMVDASIGGKTGVNHACGKNLIGAFHQPSLVMIDPLTLQTLPPREFRAGMAEVIKYGVIGDSELFERLEQAEDLSDPGSMSPEFLQTILERSAQAKAAVVAADEREGGRRAILNYGHTFGHVVETLSGYGTWLHGEAVAIGMATVGHLAVIKGLWTEADQQRQLTLIRKAGLPTEWPCLEIDRVIDTLRSDKKVRHGQLRFVLPNAIGSVLISDQINEDNVRQCLEIQH, from the coding sequence ATGGAACCACAAGCCAGGATCCGTGTAGCCCTCGAACGCAATCCCTACGACGTCATCATCGGTGCTGGCCAGCTAACCCGTGTTGGTGATGCAATCTCTGCGCTGCAAGTGCGAGATGGAACCAGGATTCTTGTGGTGAGCAACCCGGAAGTGGCCGATCACTACGCCGCGCAATGCCTCACCAGTCTCGAAACAGCAGGCTTCAGACCAGTGCTCTTGGAGATTGATGCGGGCGAGGAGCAGAAAACACTCGACACCATCAGGATCATTCTTGACGCCGCACAACGGAACGGCCTGGAACGCACCTCCCTGATGCTGGCCCTTGGTGGAGGAGTGGTGGGGGACATGACCGGATTCGCCGCTGCCTGCTGGCTTCGAGGCATCCCGGTTGTTCAGCTTCCCACCACCCTTCTGGCGATGGTGGATGCCTCGATCGGAGGCAAAACCGGCGTTAACCACGCCTGCGGGAAAAACCTGATTGGGGCATTTCACCAGCCGTCGCTGGTGATGATTGATCCCCTCACATTGCAGACACTTCCACCAAGGGAGTTCCGTGCCGGAATGGCGGAAGTGATCAAATATGGGGTGATCGGCGATTCCGAACTGTTTGAACGTCTCGAGCAGGCTGAGGATCTCAGTGATCCAGGCAGCATGAGCCCGGAATTTCTTCAGACCATCCTCGAGCGATCCGCCCAGGCCAAAGCCGCAGTGGTTGCTGCCGATGAACGGGAAGGCGGGCGGCGAGCGATTCTCAATTACGGCCATACCTTCGGACATGTGGTGGAAACACTCAGCGGATATGGCACTTGGCTGCATGGTGAAGCCGTCGCCATCGGCATGGCGACCGTTGGTCATCTGGCCGTAATCAAAGGACTGTGGACGGAGGCAGATCAGCAACGTCAGTTGACCCTGATCCGTAAGGCTGGGCTTCCCACTGAATGGCCTTGTCTGGAGATCGACCGGGTCATTGACACTCTTCGCTCCGACAAAAAAGTCCGCCACGGTCAGTTGCGGTTTGTCTTGCCGAACGCCATAGGGTCGGTTCTGATCAGCGATCAGATCAACGAAGACAACGTCAGGCAGTGTCTGGAGATCCAGCACTGA
- a CDS encoding carbohydrate ABC transporter permease, whose product MKSEVDRSRTLTAWGFLSPALILLGVSVLIPAAMALVMSFTQTGLDVSEPLRFIGFANLRRLAGDPMFYKVLGTTLIYLFGVVPPIVLGALALAVLVNRALPGIHIIRAAFYTPVLVSIVVAAIAFRWLYAENGLINGWLGALIGSGFLPIDFLSNPLLALPSVMLVTLWKGLGYYMVIFLGGLQGIPGELYEAAELDGSEGWRKHLDITLPLLRPYLTLVAVISAIAATKVFEEVFLMTQGGPADSTRTLVYYVYDQAFAELEISYACTVGLALFLIVLLLTAVRLAFSDDRSLI is encoded by the coding sequence ATGAAATCCGAGGTTGATCGCAGCAGAACCCTCACGGCCTGGGGCTTTCTGAGTCCTGCGCTCATCCTTCTTGGTGTTTCGGTGCTGATTCCAGCAGCGATGGCGCTGGTCATGAGCTTCACGCAGACAGGGCTTGATGTTTCCGAACCCCTGCGTTTCATCGGATTCGCCAATCTGCGGCGTCTGGCAGGTGATCCGATGTTTTACAAAGTTCTGGGAACGACTTTGATCTATCTCTTCGGAGTCGTGCCGCCGATTGTTCTCGGTGCCCTCGCTCTGGCTGTGCTTGTGAACCGGGCACTCCCTGGAATTCACATCATCAGGGCTGCTTTCTACACCCCGGTTCTTGTTTCGATTGTTGTTGCTGCGATCGCCTTTCGATGGCTTTACGCCGAAAACGGATTGATCAATGGCTGGCTCGGCGCTCTCATCGGCTCCGGTTTTCTTCCGATCGACTTCCTCTCCAACCCGTTGCTGGCCCTTCCTTCGGTGATGCTGGTCACGCTCTGGAAAGGACTCGGTTACTACATGGTGATTTTCCTGGGCGGACTTCAAGGGATTCCCGGTGAGCTGTACGAAGCAGCCGAACTCGATGGCAGTGAAGGCTGGAGAAAGCATCTCGACATCACGCTCCCTTTATTACGTCCTTATCTCACCTTGGTGGCCGTGATCTCAGCGATCGCTGCCACCAAGGTGTTTGAGGAGGTGTTTCTGATGACTCAGGGTGGACCTGCCGACTCCACGCGCACGCTTGTTTATTACGTCTACGACCAAGCCTTTGCGGAGTTGGAAATCAGCTATGCATGCACTGTTGGCCTGGCTCTGTTTCTGATCGTTCTGTTGCTTACTGCTGTGCGACTGGCCTTCAGCGATGATCGTTCTCTCATTTAA